A genomic stretch from Chitinophaga agri includes:
- a CDS encoding cryptochrome/photolyase family protein: MPPTVNLCWLRRDLRLLDHAALYHALKSDNPVVPVFVFDTNILNDLDDKHDRRVTFIHDVLEDLQEKLSKLGSTLDVFYGTPEQAFDHFTTVYDVKEVFANIDYEPYAMKRDADIAQRLKAKDITFHLYKDHVIFAPSEVLKDNGQPYTVFTPYSKKWKSLLNDFYLKPYPVEDYFRNFYRQKAKKVPSLRAIGFQAGFRGFPPVKIKDSLIKNYDKTRDIPGIEGTTHYGVHLRFGTISIRELADRANSLNETFLNELIWRDFFQMIIWHFPHVVTMAFRREYDNIQWRNNEKEFQQWCDGQTGYPIVDAGMRELNTTGFMHNRVRMITASFLTKHLLIDWRWGEAYFAKKLLDYDLAANNGNWQWAAGCGCDAAPYFRVFNPTLQTQRFDPDFDYIRKWVPEFQELTYVKPMVVHEQARKRVLEVYKAALAS, encoded by the coding sequence ATGCCTCCAACTGTAAACTTGTGCTGGTTGCGGCGTGATCTGCGTTTGCTTGATCATGCAGCATTATACCATGCATTAAAATCAGACAATCCTGTCGTGCCGGTGTTTGTATTTGATACTAACATCCTGAACGATCTGGATGATAAGCATGACAGACGTGTCACCTTTATTCATGATGTACTGGAAGATCTGCAGGAAAAACTAAGTAAACTGGGAAGTACACTCGACGTGTTTTATGGAACGCCAGAGCAGGCATTTGATCATTTTACCACCGTGTATGATGTGAAAGAGGTGTTTGCCAACATCGATTACGAGCCTTATGCAATGAAGCGGGACGCGGATATTGCACAAAGACTCAAAGCGAAAGACATCACCTTTCATCTCTACAAAGACCACGTGATCTTTGCTCCGTCAGAGGTGTTAAAAGATAACGGTCAGCCTTACACGGTATTTACTCCTTACAGTAAAAAATGGAAAAGCCTGTTGAATGATTTCTACTTAAAACCTTACCCCGTTGAAGACTATTTCAGGAACTTCTACCGCCAGAAGGCAAAGAAAGTGCCTAGTCTGCGCGCTATCGGTTTTCAGGCAGGATTCAGAGGTTTTCCTCCTGTAAAGATCAAAGACAGTCTTATCAAAAATTATGATAAGACGCGCGACATCCCGGGAATAGAAGGTACGACACATTATGGGGTACATCTGCGTTTTGGAACGATCAGCATCCGGGAACTGGCTGACCGTGCAAATTCGCTGAATGAAACCTTCCTGAATGAGCTGATATGGCGCGATTTCTTCCAGATGATCATCTGGCATTTTCCACATGTGGTGACAATGGCATTCCGCAGGGAATATGACAACATCCAGTGGCGGAATAATGAAAAGGAATTTCAGCAATGGTGCGATGGACAAACGGGTTATCCGATCGTAGATGCAGGTATGCGGGAACTCAATACAACCGGGTTTATGCATAACCGCGTCCGTATGATCACTGCCAGTTTCCTGACCAAACATTTGTTGATAGACTGGCGCTGGGGAGAAGCTTATTTTGCAAAGAAACTGCTGGACTACGATCTGGCTGCCAACAATGGAAACTGGCAGTGGGCGGCAGGTTGTGGCTGCGACGCGGCACCTTATTTCAGGGTGTTCAATCCGACATTACAAACGCAACGTTTTGATCCGGATTTTGATTACATCAGAAAGTGGGTACCCGAGTTCCAGGAACTGACATATGTGAAGCCGATGGTGGTACATGAACAGGCCCGAAAAAGAGTACTGGAAGTATACAAGGCGGCACTGGCGTCTTAA
- the fabD gene encoding ACP S-malonyltransferase, whose amino-acid sequence MKHAYVFPGQGSQFPGMGKNLYDSNPKAKELFEKANEILGFRISDVMFTGTEEDLKQTKVTQPAVFLHSVIAFLCAEPAAKPDMVAGHSLGEFSALVANGTLTFEDALRLVFIRATAMQKACELQPSTMAAVLALDDAKVEEICAAVSAETGEVVVAANYNCPGQLVISGSVKGIEVACERMKAAGAKRALVLPVGGAFHSPLMSPAKEELKAAIDKTTFSVPTCPVYQNVVAKAVNDPAEIKQNLIDQLTGAVRWTQSVQAMVADGATTFTEVGPGKVLQGLVVKIQKDAVVNGIN is encoded by the coding sequence ATGAAACACGCTTACGTTTTTCCAGGACAGGGTTCTCAGTTCCCGGGTATGGGCAAGAATCTGTACGATAGCAATCCAAAGGCGAAAGAGCTTTTTGAGAAAGCAAATGAGATATTAGGGTTCCGTATATCAGATGTCATGTTTACCGGTACTGAAGAGGACCTGAAACAGACAAAAGTAACACAGCCAGCTGTGTTCCTGCACAGTGTGATCGCTTTTCTGTGTGCAGAGCCGGCAGCAAAGCCAGATATGGTAGCAGGCCATTCCCTGGGTGAATTTTCCGCCCTGGTAGCAAATGGTACATTGACATTTGAAGATGCTTTACGCCTGGTATTTATCCGTGCGACCGCTATGCAGAAGGCCTGTGAATTGCAGCCGTCTACTATGGCCGCTGTACTGGCATTGGATGATGCAAAGGTAGAAGAGATCTGTGCTGCTGTAAGTGCAGAGACCGGAGAAGTAGTGGTTGCCGCTAACTACAACTGCCCTGGTCAGCTGGTTATTTCCGGTTCTGTCAAAGGTATCGAAGTTGCCTGCGAACGAATGAAGGCGGCTGGTGCGAAACGTGCACTGGTACTGCCAGTGGGTGGTGCATTCCACTCTCCGCTGATGTCGCCTGCCAAAGAGGAACTGAAAGCAGCTATCGACAAGACTACTTTCAGTGTGCCAACCTGCCCTGTATACCAGAACGTGGTAGCTAAGGCGGTAAATGATCCTGCAGAGATTAAACAAAACCTGATCGATCAGCTCACTGGCGCCGTACGCTGGACACAGTCCGTACAGGCAATGGTGGCTGATGGTGCAACAACATTCACAGAAGTGGGTCCGGGTAAGGTATTACAGGGACTCGTAGTAAAGATCCAGAAGGATGCTGTTGTGAACGGAATCAACTAG
- a CDS encoding ATP-binding protein: MIVLAGCIIRQNKANAQVNIIHQLKSAVKGTTDSVQYVDLMNQLAGQYQHRQLDTCFFYLCRAREVAQRIGYKSGEAAAYRGLGSYYTYRDNSYLSFRFYTDALNLYKQLGDSTGICQTSMHLGVYYQFEKQYQEAATYMKRAMSMSTRLKNDTLLRTLLANYYFIYANDLRNHHSSDFVDRKQAYLALTTARRMAVKAADERLLIYTGMLQAQELIYAEMDVTEGIARLISLIAESERKGYVYHAMYGYSHLATYRIRNHLPDSLAAQRQMARLAMIGGFRELALPVVSKLYTWYDARHDEDSAHLYANMMLDIVEKEEQSKTQGELDYIDYYMQEKKLRALQLQHDYQQQILDKKAMESRNRYAVIIFLSVMLILIILLLADVNRSHRRSRQHAARLGEKNREISEKNALLRTQDDFKNKLISLIAHDFRVPLHHIIDITNLLKDHSLSYEEATALFRQLETKSAHTLHIFDSILRWIRSQLSGFVYTPVACVPATMVKDALEILRDNCIEKRIRVTVAISEEVTVLADQEMLQFVHRNLLHNAIKFSPAGSELRITSTISGDHVTIAFIDEGRGIDPDMLLHLFEYRNREKGSSKHKGGAGLALIICKDFMDKMGGVIRGVNNVGKGSTFTYTLPLVNKPS; the protein is encoded by the coding sequence ATGATCGTTTTGGCCGGGTGCATTATCCGGCAAAATAAGGCAAACGCACAAGTCAATATCATCCACCAGCTGAAGTCAGCGGTAAAAGGTACAACAGATAGCGTGCAGTATGTCGACCTCATGAATCAGTTGGCGGGACAGTATCAGCACCGCCAGCTGGATACCTGTTTTTTTTACCTCTGCCGCGCCAGAGAGGTGGCTCAGCGGATAGGTTATAAATCAGGTGAAGCCGCCGCCTACCGCGGCCTCGGTAGCTACTATACTTATCGTGATAACAGCTACTTATCTTTCCGTTTTTACACAGATGCACTGAATTTGTATAAGCAGCTGGGTGACAGTACAGGCATATGTCAGACCAGCATGCACCTGGGTGTATATTATCAGTTTGAAAAACAGTACCAGGAAGCGGCTACCTACATGAAACGGGCAATGTCCATGAGCACCCGGCTGAAGAATGACACGCTCCTGCGTACATTACTGGCTAACTACTACTTTATCTACGCCAATGACCTCCGCAACCACCATAGTAGTGATTTTGTAGACAGAAAACAGGCTTATCTGGCGTTGACAACAGCCCGGCGTATGGCTGTAAAAGCGGCTGATGAAAGACTGCTGATCTATACCGGCATGTTGCAGGCCCAGGAGCTTATTTATGCTGAAATGGACGTAACGGAGGGGATCGCCCGCCTGATCTCACTGATCGCTGAATCCGAAAGAAAAGGCTACGTCTACCACGCCATGTATGGATATTCCCACCTGGCTACCTACCGCATTCGTAATCACCTGCCGGACTCACTGGCTGCCCAGCGGCAAATGGCCCGCCTGGCAATGATCGGTGGGTTCCGGGAACTGGCCCTGCCGGTTGTATCAAAGCTTTATACATGGTATGATGCCAGGCATGATGAAGATTCGGCCCATCTGTATGCTAATATGATGCTGGATATTGTGGAAAAGGAAGAACAGAGTAAGACACAGGGGGAGCTGGATTATATTGACTATTACATGCAGGAAAAGAAACTGCGTGCATTACAGCTCCAACATGATTATCAGCAACAGATCCTGGACAAGAAAGCGATGGAAAGCCGTAACCGCTATGCGGTAATTATCTTCCTTAGTGTTATGCTGATCCTGATCATCCTGTTGTTAGCCGATGTGAACCGCTCTCACCGCCGTTCCCGCCAGCATGCAGCACGGCTGGGAGAAAAGAACCGGGAGATCAGCGAGAAGAATGCATTACTGCGAACCCAGGACGACTTCAAGAATAAACTGATATCCCTTATCGCGCATGACTTCCGTGTACCCCTGCATCACATCATAGATATTACCAATCTGCTCAAAGATCATTCACTTTCCTATGAAGAGGCGACGGCACTGTTCCGGCAACTGGAAACCAAGTCAGCCCATACCCTTCACATATTCGACAGTATCCTGCGCTGGATCAGGTCGCAGCTGAGCGGGTTTGTATACACACCCGTAGCATGTGTACCAGCCACCATGGTAAAGGATGCGCTGGAAATACTGAGAGATAACTGTATCGAAAAAAGGATACGGGTGACAGTGGCCATCTCTGAAGAGGTGACGGTGCTGGCAGATCAGGAAATGCTACAGTTCGTACACCGTAACCTGTTGCACAATGCGATCAAATTTAGTCCTGCCGGTAGCGAACTGCGGATCACTTCCACCATCTCAGGCGACCATGTTACTATTGCTTTTATCGATGAAGGCCGGGGTATTGATCCCGATATGCTGCTGCACCTGTTTGAATACCGGAACCGGGAAAAGGGTAGTAGTAAGCACAAGGGAGGGGCCGGACTGGCACTGATCATCTGTAAAGACTTTATGGATAAAATGGGAGGTGTGATCAGAGGAGTTAATAATGTGGGTAAAGGCAGTACGTTTACCTACACTTTACCATTGGTAAATAAGCCGTCATAG
- a CDS encoding GNAT family N-acetyltransferase — translation MEKITIRDVRKEDCPRIMELIMELAAYEKAPEAVTVTLEEFTDAGFGPHPVWKAFAAVSTDNGQETIVGFALYYVRYSTWKGCRLYLEDLVVTESFRGKRIGHMLFERLFEEVRAKNFKGMNWQVLEWNEPAINFYKKHNASFDPEWWNAAIDF, via the coding sequence ATGGAAAAAATTACTATCAGGGACGTACGAAAAGAGGACTGTCCAAGGATCATGGAGCTTATAATGGAGCTCGCAGCGTATGAAAAAGCACCTGAAGCGGTGACCGTTACACTGGAAGAATTTACAGATGCGGGATTCGGTCCGCATCCGGTCTGGAAAGCATTTGCTGCTGTCAGCACCGATAATGGCCAGGAGACCATTGTGGGTTTCGCACTCTATTATGTTCGGTATTCCACCTGGAAAGGATGCAGGTTATACCTGGAAGACCTGGTGGTTACCGAGAGCTTCCGCGGTAAACGCATCGGTCACATGCTGTTTGAAAGACTGTTTGAGGAAGTGAGGGCGAAAAATTTCAAAGGCATGAACTGGCAGGTATTGGAATGGAATGAACCTGCGATCAACTTCTACAAAAAACATAATGCCTCGTTTGATCCGGAATGGTGGAATGCGGCGATTGACTTTTAA
- a CDS encoding DinB family protein — MKDILLSYAAYNRWANNRIADVLKKLPDTQLDQETGSSFGTLRKTIYHMWDAESLWYQRLELAEQAVKPATGFKGSFADACTHWLRQSAQLADWVRDVQPARLNHVVAYYNTRKQYCKSTVIEILMQVFNHATYHRGQLVTLLRQAGITKIPVTDYSAFTRGKK; from the coding sequence ATGAAGGATATCCTGCTCAGCTATGCAGCTTATAACCGTTGGGCTAACAATAGGATAGCGGATGTATTAAAAAAGTTACCGGATACACAGCTGGATCAGGAAACAGGTAGCAGCTTTGGCACCTTGCGTAAGACCATTTACCATATGTGGGATGCGGAAAGTCTCTGGTATCAGCGTTTAGAACTGGCAGAACAGGCCGTTAAACCGGCAACCGGCTTCAAAGGCTCCTTTGCGGACGCCTGCACGCACTGGCTCAGGCAGTCAGCCCAGCTGGCGGACTGGGTCAGAGATGTACAGCCTGCCAGGCTGAATCACGTGGTAGCTTATTACAACACCCGGAAACAATATTGTAAATCAACCGTTATAGAAATACTGATGCAGGTGTTCAATCATGCCACGTATCATCGCGGTCAGCTGGTAACCCTGTTACGGCAGGCCGGTATTACTAAAATTCCCGTTACTGATTACAGCGCCTTCACAAGAGGGAAAAAATAA
- a CDS encoding 6-pyruvoyl trahydropterin synthase family protein produces the protein MIYLTRVENFNAAHKLSNPAWSKEKNEEVFGKCANENWHGHNYELHVTVKGSPDPETGFVFNAKTLGVLIKDHIVEKIDHRNLNMDVDFMVGKFTSAENLAIGIWDQLTPHLPEGVQLHCIKLYETPRIYVEYFGGK, from the coding sequence ATGATCTATTTAACGCGTGTGGAGAACTTCAATGCGGCGCATAAGTTATCCAATCCCGCTTGGAGTAAGGAAAAGAACGAGGAAGTGTTTGGCAAGTGTGCTAATGAGAACTGGCACGGTCATAATTACGAATTACACGTAACCGTAAAAGGTTCCCCTGATCCGGAAACCGGATTCGTCTTCAACGCAAAAACGCTGGGCGTTCTGATCAAGGACCATATAGTAGAAAAGATCGATCACCGTAACCTGAATATGGACGTTGATTTTATGGTGGGCAAGTTCACTTCTGCTGAAAACCTTGCTATCGGTATCTGGGACCAGCTGACCCCGCATCTGCCGGAAGGTGTGCAGCTGCATTGTATCAAACTGTATGAAACGCCACGTATTTATGTGGAATATTTCGGAGGCAAGTAG
- the mqnB gene encoding futalosine hydrolase, whose translation MKILVTAATPFEIQPLIDHLAGRQYQHCQVSTLIGGIGMMHTAYQLGRHFGGSKPDLAIQAGIAGCFDHSWEMGKVVIIDREQLGDLGVEDDQSYKDLFDIQLWQPDQPPFTNRQLINTFNGVPDLPALPVASGVTINTVSGSERTRQLLLDKYQPAVESMEGAAFHYACLQENIPFFQLRSISNYVEVRDKSKWKIPLAIQTLNDALIKYIERWN comes from the coding sequence ATGAAAATATTGGTCACCGCTGCCACTCCCTTTGAAATACAGCCACTTATAGACCATCTGGCCGGTCGCCAGTACCAGCATTGCCAGGTAAGCACACTTATAGGCGGCATTGGTATGATGCATACCGCCTACCAGCTGGGCCGGCACTTTGGCGGTTCGAAACCGGACCTGGCCATACAGGCAGGCATAGCCGGTTGTTTTGACCATTCCTGGGAAATGGGAAAGGTGGTGATCATCGACCGCGAACAGCTCGGAGACCTGGGTGTGGAAGACGATCAGTCCTATAAAGACCTGTTTGACATACAACTATGGCAACCTGACCAGCCCCCTTTTACGAACAGGCAACTTATCAACACTTTTAATGGCGTTCCTGACCTGCCGGCATTACCTGTCGCTTCGGGTGTCACTATCAACACTGTTAGTGGCAGTGAACGTACCCGTCAGTTACTGCTGGATAAGTATCAACCAGCGGTAGAAAGTATGGAAGGCGCCGCTTTTCATTATGCCTGTCTGCAGGAGAATATTCCTTTTTTCCAGCTGCGCAGCATATCGAACTATGTGGAGGTAAGAGATAAGAGCAAATGGAAAATTCCATTGGCGATACAGACTTTGAATGATGCATTGATTAAATATATTGAACGATGGAACTAA
- a CDS encoding sensor histidine kinase, giving the protein MKKGSIHIVFILLAGLLTCGKVYAQDNVIRQLRSSLLQQTDSIRYTDVLNQLGMQYHLSNIDSCFWYAVKARGIATRLHDSRGLAGALNNLSIFYALKDNQKQAIEYGFKALLLYRELNDQPNVCQVLMNLSVFHFFEGMKPEADQYLYQAMNLGQSLTQDSIYSLVLINFASRYEEDSTRRDSVKWALEKSKEIIRKYPGSRDIYYIQAFEADEWMRDGEGAKAVHRINELADKALKEGLIGVAIDLLDHIEVYKQHGYPADALPAKEKAFAIGSRAGYLNVMLPTVVSLYRYYAKGNNEAKKAYYGKALLDIVRQRLKLRSSNHMNYLDYFLKEQELNEWQLSNKVQEQRIAHSNMKHKSRLQLIGFLAGCLLLMAGFTLARYRSYKNLRRQEELLREMNDAISEKNQQLSVHDDFKNKLIAILARDFREPLNDIINVSALFRNKDMDQAAMQRTIDEAVMSSRKTLVIFDNILRWIRSQLSGFVYSPAPCDLKLLFEQVAHSADQQQVVLDIPSGLCLAGDQEMLLFINRSLLHGATVISRGIGIIQVRAAVDDLVKVSILFEAPAFTPDMGAHLFEYRKGDDLSVTLVICKDFMDKMGGQISADVVEGKLKLGYSLPSFG; this is encoded by the coding sequence TTGAAGAAAGGATCCATACATATCGTTTTTATACTACTGGCAGGTTTGCTGACCTGCGGGAAAGTGTATGCACAGGACAATGTCATCCGCCAGCTAAGGAGCAGTCTGTTACAACAAACGGACAGTATCCGGTACACTGATGTACTCAACCAGCTGGGTATGCAGTACCACCTGAGCAATATCGACAGTTGTTTCTGGTATGCTGTTAAAGCGCGTGGTATTGCCACACGGCTGCATGATAGCAGAGGACTGGCTGGCGCCCTGAATAACCTGAGTATATTCTATGCATTGAAGGATAATCAGAAGCAGGCTATAGAATATGGATTTAAGGCGCTGTTGCTTTACCGTGAACTGAATGATCAGCCGAACGTGTGTCAGGTGCTGATGAACCTAAGCGTATTCCATTTTTTTGAAGGTATGAAGCCTGAAGCTGACCAGTACCTGTATCAGGCTATGAACCTGGGACAGTCACTGACACAGGATTCTATTTACAGCCTGGTACTGATCAATTTCGCCTCCCGGTATGAAGAAGACAGTACCCGCAGAGATTCCGTGAAATGGGCCCTGGAGAAATCCAAAGAGATCATTCGTAAATATCCCGGTAGCAGGGATATTTATTACATCCAGGCTTTTGAAGCCGATGAATGGATGCGGGACGGAGAAGGGGCAAAGGCAGTGCATCGTATCAACGAGCTGGCCGATAAGGCACTGAAGGAAGGACTGATCGGAGTAGCCATTGATCTGCTGGACCATATTGAGGTATATAAACAGCATGGATATCCTGCCGATGCTTTACCTGCCAAAGAGAAGGCCTTCGCAATAGGAAGTCGCGCAGGATACCTGAATGTGATGTTGCCAACGGTGGTCAGTCTGTACCGTTATTATGCAAAAGGAAATAATGAAGCCAAGAAAGCATATTATGGGAAAGCGCTGCTGGATATAGTCAGGCAACGGCTGAAGCTAAGGTCCAGCAATCATATGAACTACCTGGATTACTTCCTGAAAGAGCAGGAGCTCAATGAGTGGCAGTTGAGCAACAAGGTGCAGGAACAAAGGATCGCGCATAGTAATATGAAACATAAAAGCCGTTTGCAGCTGATAGGTTTCCTGGCCGGATGCCTGCTATTGATGGCTGGCTTTACACTGGCCCGTTACAGGTCGTACAAAAATCTTCGTCGTCAGGAAGAATTATTACGGGAAATGAATGATGCGATCTCCGAAAAGAACCAGCAACTGAGTGTACATGATGACTTTAAGAATAAACTGATCGCTATACTGGCCAGGGATTTCAGGGAGCCGCTGAATGATATTATCAACGTCTCGGCGCTGTTTCGGAACAAGGATATGGACCAGGCGGCTATGCAACGGACCATTGACGAAGCGGTGATGTCCTCCCGGAAAACGCTGGTTATCTTTGATAACATCCTCCGCTGGATCAGGTCTCAGTTATCAGGCTTCGTGTATAGCCCGGCGCCCTGCGATCTCAAATTGTTATTTGAACAGGTGGCACATTCGGCAGATCAGCAGCAGGTAGTGTTGGATATACCGTCCGGATTGTGCCTGGCTGGTGACCAGGAAATGCTGCTATTCATTAACAGAAGTCTGCTACATGGTGCAACAGTGATTTCCAGGGGAATCGGTATTATCCAGGTGCGTGCAGCGGTCGATGACCTGGTAAAAGTCAGTATCCTGTTCGAAGCGCCTGCATTTACCCCTGATATGGGCGCTCACTTGTTTGAATACAGAAAAGGAGACGATCTGTCGGTGACACTGGTGATCTGTAAAGACTTTATGGATAAAATGGGAGGCCAGATCAGTGCAGATGTGGTGGAAGGAAAGCTGAAGCTGGGATATAGTTTACCGTCATTTGGATAA
- a CDS encoding 1,4-dihydroxy-6-naphthoate synthase encodes MELTLGFSPCPNDTFIFDAMVNNKIDTKGLTFKTQLEDVETLNKWAMQGKLAITKLSFGVYQKVKDQYELLNSGSALGRGCGPLLIAKKDIPHDKIKDVKIAIPGENTTANLLFSIAFPEAKNKEVLLFSDIENAVLDGRVDAGVIIHENRFTYQQKGLVKIIDLGEYWESTTGSPIPLGGIFIRKDIPDEIKQQVDDLIHESLQYSFRHYPALSSYVTEHAQEMDEKVMRQHIDLYVNDFSLGLGEAGKAAVDRLMSVYA; translated from the coding sequence ATGGAACTAACACTGGGATTCTCACCGTGCCCGAATGATACTTTCATTTTCGATGCGATGGTGAACAACAAAATTGACACGAAAGGCTTAACGTTCAAAACGCAACTGGAAGATGTTGAAACACTGAACAAATGGGCTATGCAGGGCAAACTGGCTATTACAAAACTGAGCTTCGGCGTTTATCAGAAAGTAAAAGATCAGTATGAACTACTGAACAGTGGCAGCGCACTTGGAAGAGGCTGCGGACCACTGCTGATCGCTAAAAAAGATATTCCGCACGATAAGATCAAAGACGTGAAGATCGCCATCCCCGGCGAGAACACTACTGCCAATCTTCTTTTCTCTATTGCATTTCCTGAAGCAAAGAACAAAGAAGTACTGTTATTCTCTGATATTGAAAATGCTGTGCTGGACGGTCGCGTTGATGCAGGTGTTATCATTCATGAAAACAGATTTACCTATCAGCAGAAAGGACTGGTAAAGATCATTGACCTGGGTGAATACTGGGAAAGTACTACCGGCAGTCCTATCCCGCTGGGAGGCATCTTTATCCGTAAGGATATTCCGGATGAGATCAAACAACAGGTAGACGATCTTATTCATGAAAGTCTGCAATACTCTTTCCGTCATTATCCGGCGCTGTCTTCCTATGTGACGGAACACGCGCAGGAAATGGATGAAAAGGTAATGCGCCAGCATATCGACCTTTATGTGAATGATTTCAGTCTTGGACTGGGAGAAGCAGGCAAGGCTGCAGTAGACAGGCTCATGTCTGTATATGCATAG
- the folE gene encoding GTP cyclohydrolase I FolE — translation MAYNKIETYDEKVTNDLIHHYRSSIELLGEDVDREGLQKTPERVAKAMQFLTTGYQMDAKAILEGAKFTEAYSEMVIVKDIELYSLCEHHMLPFFGKAHIAYIPNGYITGLSKLARVVDVFARRLQVQERLTHQILDAIQETLQPLGVGVVIEAQHLCMMMRGVQKQNSVTTTSAFSGQFEDGRTRNEFMRLITK, via the coding sequence ATGGCTTATAATAAAATCGAAACGTATGATGAAAAGGTAACTAATGACCTTATTCATCATTACAGGAGTAGCATAGAATTATTGGGCGAGGATGTAGATAGAGAGGGTTTACAAAAAACACCTGAACGTGTGGCCAAGGCTATGCAATTCCTGACCACAGGCTATCAGATGGATGCGAAAGCTATCCTGGAAGGCGCCAAGTTTACGGAAGCTTACAGCGAAATGGTGATCGTGAAGGATATAGAATTATATTCATTATGTGAGCATCATATGTTGCCTTTCTTTGGAAAAGCGCATATCGCTTATATACCAAATGGCTATATCACCGGTTTGAGCAAACTGGCCCGTGTGGTAGATGTATTCGCCCGCCGGCTGCAGGTGCAGGAACGTCTGACACATCAGATACTGGACGCTATACAGGAAACGCTACAGCCGCTTGGCGTAGGCGTAGTGATTGAGGCACAGCATCTGTGTATGATGATGCGTGGCGTGCAGAAACAGAACTCTGTAACAACTACTTCAGCTTTCTCTGGTCAGTTTGAAGATGGCAGGACCAGAAATGAGTTCATGCGTTTGATTACGAAATAA
- a CDS encoding NUDIX hydrolase, which translates to MSAQSFYANVPRHLVAVDCIIFGFENSKLKLLIMQRKVDPMQGEWSLMGGFLQDGESMDDAAARVLKQTTGLENIYMDQLACYGDVGRDTGARVISMAYYALIRIREHEQNPTQQFSAHWLELHQIPDLIFDHRQMIADALKKLRDNAHFHPIGFELLPEKFTLSQLRSLYEEIYQKELDKRNFRKKILSMDVLEKLEEKDKTTSKKGAHLYRFDKQKYEELKRRGLVFEI; encoded by the coding sequence ATGAGCGCACAATCATTTTATGCGAATGTACCTCGACATCTGGTAGCTGTAGATTGTATCATTTTTGGATTTGAAAACAGTAAGCTCAAGCTGCTGATCATGCAGCGAAAAGTAGACCCCATGCAAGGTGAATGGTCGCTCATGGGCGGGTTCCTCCAGGACGGCGAAAGTATGGACGACGCTGCGGCCAGGGTATTGAAGCAGACAACAGGTCTCGAAAATATTTACATGGACCAACTCGCCTGTTATGGTGATGTGGGGCGTGATACGGGTGCACGTGTTATCTCCATGGCTTATTATGCGCTTATCCGTATCCGGGAACACGAACAAAATCCTACACAGCAATTTAGTGCGCACTGGCTGGAATTACATCAGATCCCGGACCTGATCTTTGACCACCGTCAGATGATCGCTGACGCATTGAAAAAACTGAGAGATAACGCACATTTCCACCCCATCGGATTCGAACTGCTGCCTGAAAAATTTACACTCTCACAGCTTCGTAGTCTGTATGAAGAGATCTACCAGAAAGAACTGGATAAACGTAATTTCCGGAAGAAGATCCTGTCAATGGACGTGCTCGAGAAACTGGAAGAAAAGGATAAAACAACCTCAAAGAAAGGCGCACACCTATACCGCTTTGATAAACAGAAATATGAAGAATTAAAGAGAAGGGGATTAGTGTTTGAGATATAG